The Herpetosiphonaceae bacterium genome segment TCGGCCTCCAGCAGGAACGCGATGCTGTAGTAGTGCGGGTTGGGATGGTTGCGCTCCAGAAACTCGCGCTCGGCGGGCGTAAACGGCACGACGCCCGTCACCAATCCCTGCTCGGCCACGATCGACATCACGCCGATCTGCGCGGCAAGCTCGGCGATCGTCTGGTGCTGAAAGACCTGCTTGGTGGTGATCTTGATCCCGGCCTGGCTGGCTTTGGCGACGACCCGAATCACCTGGAGCGAGTCGCCGCCAAGCTCGAAGAAGTTATCCTGCACGCCCACCTGCTTGACGCCGAGCAGCTCCGACCAGATCGCGGCGAGCTTTTCTTCATCCGGTGTGCGCGGCGCGACATAGGCGGCCTTGAGATCGGGCCGGAAGCCATCCAGCGCGGGCAAGGCCTTACGATCGACCTTGCCGTTGGGCGTCAGCGGCAGCGCGTCCAGCACCATAAACACCGCCGGGATCATATACTCCGGCAGCTTGTCCTTCAAGAAGGCGCGCAGCTCCGAAGAACCAAGACGCGGGGTGCCATGACCAGAGGGCACCCGGAACCGAGAACTGGCGGAATCTGCTTGGTTCTGCTGTTCTTTGCTCTCTACGACATACGCCACCAGCCGCGTGTGTCCTGCATCCTCGCGCGCCACGACCACCGCCTCACGCACGGCATCGTGTTGCAGCAGCGCAGCCTCGATATCGCCCAGCTCGATCCGGTAGCCGCGCACCTTGACCTGATAGTCGATCCGGCCCAAAAATTCGATCGTGCCGTCCATGCGGAAGCGCGCCAGGTCGCCGGTTTTGTAGAGCCGCGCGCCACCCTGCGGGTACCCGGTTTGGCTGAACGGATTGGGAATGAAGCGCTCGGCGGTCAGATCGGGCCGGTTGAGGTAGCCCCGCGCCACGCCCGCGCCGCCGATGTGCAGCTCACCGGGCACGCCGATCGGCAGCGGTTGCAGGTTTGCGTCGAGCATGTAGATCTGCGTGTTGGCGATCGGATGGCCGATCACCACGGGCATGCCCCGCTCGATCTGATGCACCGCCGACCAGATCGTCGTCTCGGTCGGGCCGTACATGTTCCAGAGCGACTCATGCCGCTCCAGCAGTTGCCGGGCCAGATCGCGCGAGAGCGCCTCGCCGCCGCAGAGCGCCTTGAGCGGACGCCCGACCGAATCCCCTGCGCCGAGCAGCAGCCGCCAGGTGGAGGGCGTCGCCTGCATGACGGTCGCGCCCGACGCGACGATCGCATCGCGAAGCTGCTCTCCGTCGGCGGCGACCGCGCGGCTGACGATGACCACGCGCGCGCCGATCATCAGCGGCAGGAATAGCTCCAGCCCCGCGATGTCGAACGAGAGGCTGGTAATCGCCAGCAGCGTATCGTCGGCGGTCAGGCCGGGCTGCCGCTGCATCGAGGCCAGGAAGTTGACCACCATCCCGTGGGTAAGCTGCACGCCTTTGGGCTTGCCGGTCGAGCCGGAGGTGTAGATGATATACGCCAGGTTCTCGGCGCTCACAGCGCCGCTCGGCGGCGCGTCGTCGGCTGCGGCGATCATTGCCGCGTCGGTGTCCAGGCATAGCACGCGCATCGGATGCCGGATCTGATCGAGTTGCAGCGCGGCTTGCAGATGGCTCTGCGTGACCATCACGGGCACGCGCGCATCTTCGATCATAAAGTGCAGCCGCTCCAGCGGATAGTCGGCGTCCAGCGGCACATACGCGCCGCCCGCCTTGAGCACTCCGAGCAGCCCGACGACCAGATCGACCGAGCGATCGACGCAGAGCGCGACCCGCGTCTCGCCCTGAGGGCACCCGCCCACGCCCAGGGCGCGTAGGGTGTTGGCAAGCCGGTTGGCCCGTCGATCCAGCTCGCTGAAGGTGGCCGCCTGCTCCTCGAAGACGACAGCCACCGCGTCGGGCGTGCGCGCGGTCTGCTCCTCGACCAGCCGGTGCAGCGTCGTCTGCGGGTAGGGGGCCTGCGTGGCGTTCCACACCTCGAAGAGCTGGCGCTGCTCCAGCGCCGTCAGCAGCGGCAGCGTCGCGATCGGCTGGTCGGGATTGTCGACGCAGGCTTCGAGCAACACCTGATAGTGGCCCATCAGCCGCGCGATCGTCGCCGGATCGAAGAGATCGATGTTGAACTCGGCAGCGCCGGTCAGTCCCGCCTCGGTTTCGCGCAACACCAGCGTCAGGTCGAAGCGCGACGTGCCGCTATCGACCTCCATCAGGCGCAGCGAGATGCCCGGCAGCTCAAGGAAGTTGGTCGTCGCGGTTTGCAGCACCAGCATCGTCTGGAAGAGCGGCGAGCGACTGGTATCGCGCGTGACGTTCAGATCGTCGAGCAGTTGCTCGAAGGGCAGATCTTGATGCGCGTACGCCTCAAGGGCGGTGGTCCGCGCGCGCTGCACCACCTCGCGGAAGCTGGGATTGCCGTGGAGGCGGGTGCGCAGCGCCAGCGTGTTGACGAAAAAGCCGATCAGCCCTTCGATCGCCGCCTGGTTGCGGTTGGCGATAAACGTGCCGACCGTCACGTCGTGCTGGCCGGTGTAGCGCGCGAGCAGCGTCTGCCACGCGGCGAGCAGCGTCATGAACAGCGTCGCGCCTTCCTGCTGGCTGAGCTGCTTCAGCTTCTCGGTCAGATCCCTGGGCAGCCGGACCCACTCGACCGCGCCGTTGTGCGTCTGCATCGCCGGGCGGGGGCGATCAGCGGGCAGGTCGAGCGTCGGCACGGGAGTGCCAGACCCAAAGGGTGCCCCGCCTAGCTGCCGCCGCCAGTAGGCCAGCATTCGGTCGAGCACTTCGCCCTGGAGCCACTGCCGCTGCCAGGCGGCAAAGTCGGCATACTGGATCGACAGCTCCGGCAGCGACGCTGGCTGCTGCGTGACGTAGGCTTCGTAGAACGCCGCCAGCTCGCGGACGAAGATGTTGTGCGACCAGCCATCCGAGGCGATATGGTGCATGTTGAGCAGCAGGATATACTCCTGCTCGTCCAGTTGCACCAGCATGGCGCGCACCATCGGGCCAAGCGTCAGATCGAACGGGCGCTGCGACTCCTCGATCGCCATCTGGAGCGCGACCGCCTCACGCTCCAGCGGGTCGTGCTCGCGCACATCGACGATCTTCAGGAAGACCGGACGCGGCGGGCTGATCGTCAGCGTCGGCTCGCCGCCGACATTAGCAAACGTGGTCCGCAGCGTCTCATGGCGGGCGACGACCGCATCCAGCCCGTGCCGCAGGGCATCCAGGCTGAGCGTGCCGCTGACGCGATAGATCTCAGGCAGATTGTAGAGCGCCGTATCCTGCTCGAACTGGTCGAGAAACCAGAGCCGCTGCTGCGCGAACGAGAGCGGCGCAGGCTCGGCGGTGGAGCGGCGCGTGATCGTCGTGGCGGCGGGCCTGGCCCGCGCGCCGCGCTTCCAGCGCTCAAGCAGCGCCCGTCGTTCGGGCGAGAGGTCGGGCTGGGTCGTTGGAGCTTGATCAGATGTGGTCATGTCTGCCTCTTAACTGGCTGGGATCAGCGGCTCGTCGTCGGATGCCAATCGCTTGACTTCGTCGTCGGACAGCGCTTGCAGTTGCTCGATCAGCAGCGCTTCGATCAGCTCGTTCAACTGCGCGATCGTCGGCGACTCGAACAGGCTGCGCAGCGGGACTTCGACCTGGAAGGTTTCGCGAATGCGCGAGACGAGCCGCGTCGCCAGCAGCGAGTGTCCGCCCAGCTCGAAGAAGCTGTCGAAGACGCCGATGCGCGCGGCAGGCAGCAGCTCGGCCCAGATCTCGGCCAGCACCTCCTCAAGCTCGCTGCGCGGCCCGACGAAGCTAGCGCGCTGCTCGGTGCCGCTCCACTCCGGCGCGGGCAGCGCGCGGCGGTCGAGCTTGCCGTTGGCATTCAGCGGCAGCGCATCCAGAAAGACGAACGCGCTTGGCACCATGTACGCGGGGAGACGCTCTTGCAGGTACGCCCTGAGGTCAGGGGCCAGGGGGCGGGGGTTGGGAGTCGGGAGGAGGTCCTCACCGGCACCCGCCCTCTCCCCTTGCATAGGAGAGGGGGAGTGTATTGTTTGGTGCTCCTTTTGTTCCCTTGTTCCCTTGTTCCCTTGTTCTTCCCCGACGATATACGCCACCAGCCGCACGTCTGCGCGTCCGCCCGACGCCGAGGCATCTTCCCGCGCGACGACGATCGCCTCCTGCACGGCGGGATGCTGGAGCAGCACGGCCTCGATCTCGCCCAGCTCGATGCGGAAGCCGCGAAGCTTGACCTGATGGTCGGCGCGGCCCAGGAACTCGACGTTGCCGTCGGGCAGGTAGCGCGCCAGATCGCCGGTGCGGTAGAGCCGCGCACCCCCTGTTTGGCTGAACGGATCGGGCACGAAGCGCGCGGCGGTCAGATCGG includes the following:
- a CDS encoding amino acid adenylation domain-containing protein — its product is MTTSDQAPTTQPDLSPERRALLERWKRGARARPAATTITRRSTAEPAPLSFAQQRLWFLDQFEQDTALYNLPEIYRVSGTLSLDALRHGLDAVVARHETLRTTFANVGGEPTLTISPPRPVFLKIVDVREHDPLEREAVALQMAIEESQRPFDLTLGPMVRAMLVQLDEQEYILLLNMHHIASDGWSHNIFVRELAAFYEAYVTQQPASLPELSIQYADFAAWQRQWLQGEVLDRMLAYWRRQLGGAPFGSGTPVPTLDLPADRPRPAMQTHNGAVEWVRLPRDLTEKLKQLSQQEGATLFMTLLAAWQTLLARYTGQHDVTVGTFIANRNQAAIEGLIGFFVNTLALRTRLHGNPSFREVVQRARTTALEAYAHQDLPFEQLLDDLNVTRDTSRSPLFQTMLVLQTATTNFLELPGISLRLMEVDSGTSRFDLTLVLRETEAGLTGAAEFNIDLFDPATIARLMGHYQVLLEACVDNPDQPIATLPLLTALEQRQLFEVWNATQAPYPQTTLHRLVEEQTARTPDAVAVVFEEQAATFSELDRRANRLANTLRALGVGGCPQGETRVALCVDRSVDLVVGLLGVLKAGGAYVPLDADYPLERLHFMIEDARVPVMVTQSHLQAALQLDQIRHPMRVLCLDTDAAMIAAADDAPPSGAVSAENLAYIIYTSGSTGKPKGVQLTHGMVVNFLASMQRQPGLTADDTLLAITSLSFDIAGLELFLPLMIGARVVIVSRAVAADGEQLRDAIVASGATVMQATPSTWRLLLGAGDSVGRPLKALCGGEALSRDLARQLLERHESLWNMYGPTETTIWSAVHQIERGMPVVIGHPIANTQIYMLDANLQPLPIGVPGELHIGGAGVARGYLNRPDLTAERFIPNPFSQTGYPQGGARLYKTGDLARFRMDGTIEFLGRIDYQVKVRGYRIELGDIEAALLQHDAVREAVVVAREDAGHTRLVAYVVESKEQQNQADSASSRFRVPSGHGTPRLGSSELRAFLKDKLPEYMIPAVFMVLDALPLTPNGKVDRKALPALDGFRPDLKAAYVAPRTPDEEKLAAIWSELLGVKQVGVQDNFFELGGDSLQVIRVVAKASQAGIKITTKQVFQHQTIAELAAQIGVMSIVAEQGLVTGVVPFTPAEREFLERNHPNPHYYSIAFLLEAEESLDAALVERALRHLVLHHDSLRMRFVEGEAGPRLVNDGPFESLPFEQVDLSGLSEVRQGVAIKARIAEIQTSFDLARGPLMHSVLFDLGPSQPNKLLLVCHYFTADLLSWQILLADLDLAYRQLRRGETISLPAKTTSRQQWGQRLNEHAHSAAICQELAYWQSESRRAVPSIPLDFPDGVRTIDTYRPVSVFLSVEETQALMREIKLAQGTSIDDVLLTALLQTIAEWSGNRTLLVDLLAHGRVTMFEDMDVARTMGWLNITYPVLLDLETAAEPGAALKAVRRQMRQVPNHGMGYSLLRHLNTDPAIMEQMRALPPAQLNFNYMGALTPGLSLFRLAGAFGGHRHDLTSIRPHPLVVNGTLVGDRLRMDWLYSENVHERATIERLAASYSTALKALTDYFQAHKGR